A window of the Diabrotica undecimpunctata isolate CICGRU chromosome 1, icDiaUnde3, whole genome shotgun sequence genome harbors these coding sequences:
- the LOC140439251 gene encoding drosomycin-like produces the protein MKGYFIFAILLILTIGTELAFGDCPSGRFSGPCFVWDNEACRRICKEEGNGRLSGHCSASLKCWCEGC, from the coding sequence ATGAAAGGTTACTTCATCTTCGCCATCTTATTGATCCTCACCATCGGCACCGAATTGGCTTTCGGTGACTGCCCTTCCGGAAGATTTTCAGGCCCATGTTTTGTATGGGATAACGAAGCCTGCcgcagaatatgcaaggaagagGGAAATGGAAGATTAAGTGGCCATTGCAGCGCTAGCCTGAAATGTTGGTGTGAGGGGTGTTAG